The Centroberyx gerrardi isolate f3 chromosome 7, fCenGer3.hap1.cur.20231027, whole genome shotgun sequence genome contains a region encoding:
- the kdm8 gene encoding lysine-specific demethylase 8, with product MAALWSKVSAVLPLNEAQFPLHFSDKVESSVVEVLKRSRQQLYSDATRAGRMLNAQIILDISWEKLNTGTWRHVDKEWRRVYSYGCLFKVAALCREDPSPEMIQQAVRTCDMGLLMGAAIMDNILQVLVQTLQGEVRKATKEEDQTEHVNAKKIKIESPRVPVTKQMMAVPRIKCPSLESFKTNYLLPLKPVILEGIIDHWPALNEYPWSIEYLRSVAGCRTVPVEVGSRYTDEEWSQTLLTVSEFIDQYILTKDGVKGVGYLAQHQLFDQIPELREDIRIPDYCCLGEGDEDDITINAWFGPGGTVSPLHQDPQQNFLAQVVGSKYIRLYSPAETDKLYPHQSQLLHNTSQVEVENPDEERFPEFAEAPYLECVLRPGDVLFIPVRHWHYVRSLALSFSVSFWWS from the exons atggctgCGCTGTGGTCAAAAGTCTCTGCTGTTTTGCCTCTTAATGAGGCACAGTTTCCACTTCACTTCAGTGACAAAGTGGAGTCAAGTGTGGTGGAGGTGCTGAAACGATCCAGGCAGCAGCTGTACAGCGACGCTACGAGAGCCGGCCGTATGCTTAACGCTCAGATCATCCTGGATATTTCATGGGAGAAGCTCAACACGGGAACGTGGCGCCATGTGGACAAAGAGTGGAGACGGGTTTATTCATACGGCTGTCTGTTCAAAGTGGCGGCGCTGTGTCGTGAAGATCCGTCACCAGAAATGATCCAGCAGGCCGTCAGGACTTGTGACATGGGTTTACTCATGGGTGCAGCCATCATGGACAATATTCTTCAAGTGCTCGTCCAGACTCTGCAGGGAGAAGTCAGGAAAGCCACCAAGGAGGAGGATCAAACTGAACACGTAAATGCCAAG aaaataaagatAGAGTCCCCACGTGTTCCTGTGACCAAACAAATGATGGCAGTTCCCAGGATAAAATGTCCTTCACTGGAGAGCTTCAAGACAAATTACCTGCTCCCCCTGAAGCCAGTTATTTTAGAGGGGATCATAGACCATTGGCCGGCCCTCAACGAATACCCTTGGAG CATAGAATACCTGAGATCTGTTGCTGGGTGTCGGACGGTACCTGTCGAGGTGGGATCGAGATACACCGACGAGGAATGGTCACAAACACTCCTGACAGTCAGTGAATTCATCGATCAGTACATTTTAACAAAA GATGGAGTGAAAGGTGTGGGATATCTTGCTCAACACCAGCTTTTTGATCAG ATACCGGAGCTGAGAGAAGACATCCGCATCCCTGATTATTGCTGTCTCGGTGAGGGAGATGAGGACGATATTACTATAAACGCGTGGTTTGGGCCTGGAGGCACCGTGTCTCCTCTCCACCAAGATCCTCAGCAGAACTTCCTGGCGCAG GTGGTGGGAAGCAAATACATTCGCCTATATTCCCCGGCGGAGACAGACAAGCTCTACCCTCATCAATCACAGCTCCTTCATAACACGAGTCAG gtggaggtggagaatCCAGACGAGGAGCGGTTCCCCGAGTTTGCCGAGGCTCCGTATCTGGAGTGTGTGCTGCGGCCCGGGGATGTGCTGTTCATCCCCGTCCGGCACTGGCATTACGTACGCTCCTTGGCTCTCAGCTTCTCTGTCAGCTTCTGGTGGTCATGA
- the LOC139928214 gene encoding UNC93-like protein MFSD11, with protein MADRRTFNVVILGVGFLLIFTAFTTCGNIEQTVVKSLDNDTFTGSGYHSLGIIYGVFSFSNLLAPTVVAVIGPQITMFLSGILYSGYIAVFIIPATWSFYFTSLLIGIGAAMLWTAQGHFLVENSEASTINRNTGLFWALLQCSMLFGNLYIYFDWNGSTEISDRSRKNIFTSLLVTSVLGTLSFLVLRKTHQQEELLSEEEGQSLLSAHTMYKQRANTAVKDAKSEFKTILQLLKSKTILLLSTCMAYSGLELSFYSGVYGTCIGATTQFGAAAKGLIGISGIVVGVGEIVGGGFFGLLCKNNRFRRTSVVFLGMVVHFIAFYLIFLNIPDDAPVVLKTSTQNNPYLTPSVSIAMLCSFLLGLGDSCFNTQLYSILGHVYAEQSAPAFAIFKFIQSIFAAVAFFYSGYLLLTWQLLLMVILGFTGTLCFFMVERIQNFSVDLQEY; from the exons atgGCAGACAGAAGGACTTTCAACGTTGTGATTCTAGGTGTGGGCTTTCTGTTAATTTTCACCGCCTTCACCACCTGCGGCAACATCGAA CAAACCGTGGTTAAAAGCCTGGACAATGATACTTTCACTGGAAGTGGCTACCACAG TCTTGGGATCATCTATGGAGTTTTTTCCTTCTCAAATTTACTTGCACCAACAGTTGTTGCAGTAATTGGACCACAGATTACCATGTTTTTGAGTGGTATACTTTACag TGGTTACATAGCCGTGTTCATCATCCCAGCAACATGGTCCTTTTACTTCACCTCTCTACTCATCGGCATAGGAGCAGCCA TGCTCTGGACAGCTCAAGGACACTTCTTGGTGGAAAACTCGGAGGCTTCCACCATCAACAGGAACACCGGACTGTTCTGGGCGCTCCTACAGTGCAG CATGTTGTTCGGCAAtctttacatttattttgattGGAATGGAAGCACAGAAATATCAG acaggagcaggaaaaacatttttacgTCTCTGTTGGTTACCTCTGTACTCGGCACACTAAGCTTCCTGGTGCTGAGAAAGACCCATCAGCAAGAGGAGCTGCTCTCTGAAGAGGAAGGGCAGTCTTTGCTCTCAGCTCACACGAT gTATAAGCAAAGAGCGAACACTGCAGTAAAAGATGCCAAGTCAGAATTCA aAACAATCCTACAGCTTCTAAAGAGCAAAACTATACTGCTGCTGAGCACCTGCATGGCATACAGTG GTCTGGAGCTATCTTTTTACAGTGGAGTGTATGGAACGTGCATCGGGGCGACTACGCAGTTTGGAGCGGCAGCTAAAGGCTTGATTGGGATCTCTGGAATTGTGGTAGGCGTTGGAGAGATAGTGG GTGGCGGCTTTTTTGGATTGTTGTGCAAGAACAATCGCTTCAGGCGGACGTCTGTGGTGTTTTTGGGGATGGTCGTCCATTTCATCGCCTTCTATTTGATCTTCCTCAACATCCCAGACGATGCTCCTGTCGTGTTAAAAACCAGCACTCAAAACAACCCTTATCTAACTCCAAG TGTGTCCATTGCCATGCTGTGTAGCTTCTTGCTTGGACTCGGCGACAGCTGTTTCAACACACAACTGTACAGCATATTGGGCCATGTTTATGCTGAGCAGAGTGCGCCGGCTTTTGCCATCTTCAAATTCATCCAG TCCATTTTTGCAGCGGTGGCGTTCTTCTACAGCGGTTACCTCCTGCTGACCTGGCAGCTCCTCCTCATGGTCATCCTGGGCTTCACTGGAACGCTCTGCTTCTTCATGGTGGAGAGGATACAGAATTTCTCCGTAGATTTGCAAGAATATTAG